ATCCCCTGTTTAAAAATTTTTTGACTATACTCTTTACCAAAGCTATATTCTTTTTTACAAGTATCTCCTTTGCTTCTTCATCCCCTTTTTGTGCCTCTTCTATAAACTTCATAGTCTCTTCATGTGTAAGCAATCTGTTATCATCATCATTTATAAAAGCAGTGCCCATTATACTCGCCCCGTTTCCTCAGCATCGTTGGCAAAATATTTTACCATCTTAATATGGGTACCTTCATTGGGGGAAGAAGTCACCTCCAACTCGTCCATGAAAGTTTCCATAACGGTAAAGCCCATGCCAGATCTTTCTAGTTCCGGTTTAGAGGTATAAAGGGGCTGTTTAGCCTTTTCTATATCTTCTATTCCCTTTCCCTTATCTATTACGTCTATTATGATACCATTGTCAAAAAGTTTTGATTCTATGCTGACATAACCAATAGTATTTTCATATCCATGGATTATGGCATTTGTTACTGCCTCAGATACTGCGGTCTTTATATCCGCAATTTCTTCCAGTGTAGGATCAAGTTGAGCAGCAAAAGCGGCAACAGCTACACGAGCAAAACCTTCATTTTGTGATTTGCTTAAAAATTCCAAACGCATTTGATTTTTTATCTCCATTATTCATCCTACCCCCT
This region of Xylanivirga thermophila genomic DNA includes:
- the spoIIAB gene encoding anti-sigma F factor, whose protein sequence is MEIKNQMRLEFLSKSQNEGFARVAVAAFAAQLDPTLEEIADIKTAVSEAVTNAIIHGYENTIGYVSIESKLFDNGIIIDVIDKGKGIEDIEKAKQPLYTSKPELERSGMGFTVMETFMDELEVTSSPNEGTHIKMVKYFANDAEETGRV